CGAGTGCGGGCACGATACTGAGGAACTGGGCGGAGTCGGAGGCGCGGAGCACGGTTGTCATGAGGAGAGGTTCGCGTGCCTTCGCGCCCGTCGGACCGGTGATGGACCCATGTGGATGAGAATCCTGAGAAGCGCCGCCTGTGCACGATCAGTCGCTCGCGTACGATGGAGGCATGGACAACTTCTGGCTCGCCGCGGCATGGTCGCTCCTGCCGACGGTCGGCGTCAGCATCGTCTTCTTCGTCGTGCTCCGCGGCATCCTGCGGTTCGACCGCACGGAACGGAAGGTCCATGCGCAGATCGAGGCCGAGGAACGCGCCGCGCGCGGGCTGCCTCCGCGGGCCTGAGTCCGACCCATCCGCTACTGTGAAGCGAGCGCGCCGGGTCCGGTGCGCCCCGGGGTGACGATCCCCGGTGTGGGTGAGGGGGCGTGATGACCGCGGAGTCCTGGGGCTGGTGGGTCGCCGCCGTGGTCCTGGTGCTCGACATCATCATCCGCGTCACCGCCGTCATCGTCATTCCGCGCAACCGCCGCCCCACCGCGGCGATGGCCTGGCTCCTCGCCGTGTTCTTCATCCCGGTGGTCGGCGTCTTCCTGTTCCTGCTGATCGGGAACCCCCGCCTGCCGCGCGCGCGGCGCCGGAAGCAGGAACAGATCAACGAGTACATCGCCGAGACGAGCGAGCACCTGCACTTCGGGACGCTGCGGCCCAACGCCCCCGCATGGTTCGGTCCCATCGTGCAGATGAACCAGCGCCTCGGTGCCCTGCCGCTCTCCGGGGACAACGGCGCGCACCTCATCTCGGACTACCAGGAGTCGCTCGACGAGATGGCCGAGGCCATCCGCACCGCGCAGGATTACGTGCACGTGGAGTTCTACATCCTGCAGTCCGACGACTCGACGGACAACTTCTTCCGCGCCCTCGAGGAGGTCGCCGCGCGGGGCGTGGCGGTGCGCGTGCTCCTGGACCACTGGGCGAACCGCGGCAAGCCCCGCTATCGCCAGACCATCGCGCGTCTGAACGAGATGGGCGCCGAGTGGCACCTGATGCTGCCCGTGCAGCCGCTCAAGGGCAAGATGCAGCGGCCGGATCTGCGCAACCACCGCAAGCTCCTCGTCGTGGACGGCAACATCGCCTTCCTGGGGTCTCAGAACATCACGGATTCCACCTACAACCTGCCGAAGAACATCCGGCGCGGTCTGCACTGGGTCGACCTGATGGTCAGGCTCGACGGACCCGTCGTGTTGAGCGTCAACGCGATCTTCCTCAGCGACTGGTACAGCGAGACCGATGTCGTGCTCGAAGAGATCGACATCTCCCACGCCAACATCGGCTCCGGGGACCTGGACTGCCAGGTGGTGCCCTCAGGCCCCGGCTTCGAGGTCGAGAACAACCTGCGGCTGTTCCTCGCGCTCCTCTACGCGGCGAAGAAGCAGATCATGATCGTCAGCCCGTACTTCGTGCCCGACGAGGCCCTGCTGCTGGCGGTCACCGCGGCCGTGGACCGCGGGGTCGAGGTGCAGCTGTTCGTCTCGGAGGAGGGCGACCAGGCGATGGTCTACCACGCGCAGCGCAGCTACTACGAAGCGCTGCTGCGCGCCGGCGTGCGGATCTGGATGTACCGGAAGCCGTACATCCTCCACACGAAGAGCCTCACCATCGACGACGAGGTCGCCGTCATCGGCTCGAGCAACATGGACATGCGCTCCTTCGGCCTGAACCTCGAGGTCTCGATGCTCGTGCGCGGCGAGGAGTTCGTCGCCGAGATGCGCGAGGTGGAGGACAAGTACCGGTCGCTGAGCAGGGAGCTGAGCCTCGAGGAATGGATGCAGCAGCCCCTGCGCTCCACCGTGCTCGACAACCTCGCGCGGCTCACCTCCGCACTGCAGTGAGCGGGCATTCCGTCAACCCCCGTTTCGGGCGGAGGAACCCGCCGCTACCCTGAGGGCATGACTCCCCGCAGGCTCGTGATCGCCGTGTCCTCCGCGCTCGCCGCGGCCCTCGTCCTCGCCGGCTGCACGGTGGGCCCGGGCGGCACCGCACCGCACACCACGTCGGATCCCTCCAGCGGCCCCGGGAACGCCGGGAGCAGCGACGAGCAGGACGACATGGACGCGACGCTCCTCGACGACGGGCGGATGTTCGCCGTCGTGAGCTGGGGATCCTCGACGTGCCTGCCTCGGGTCGACGAGATCACCGCCGAGGGGCAGCGGGTCTCGGTCACCCTCGTCGAACCGGAAGGCGATGGCGCGACGGAGCAGGCGTGCACGGCGGACCTCGCGCCGCGGGCGAGCGTCGGTGCTCTGCCCGAGGGCGTGGACCCGACGAAGGACATCACTCTCGTGGTGACCTACGGCGACCTGCTCGACGAGATCGATGTCGATGCCGACCCCGAGGCCACGGCGACGCCGGGCTCGGCGACCGAGTACCAGCCGTCGGCCGGCTGGTTCGACGACGGCGGGCTCGTCCTGTTGACCTGGGGGTCCTCCAGTTGTGCTCCGGTCGTCGAATCCGCCGAGGCCGACGGATCCACGGGGACCGTGACCTTCGTCACCGACGAGAACCAGGTCTGCACCATGGACATGGCGCCGCGGGCCACGGTGGTCGAATTCCCCGAGGATGACGTCGACGACGACGGTCCGTTCCAGCTGACGCTCGTCGGTGGCGGCCTCGACGGCACGGTCGAGGTGCGCTGAGTCCGCAGCGCCTGGTCAGAGGATGTGCACCGGGTGCCCGGTGGGCAGCGCCAGTAGGAGCGCACCGGGGTCCGCCCGGCAGGTGACGTGCACGGCCTCCCCGAACTCGTCGCCGTCGAGCTCGATCGGCGTGGGGCCGGGTGCGGCGGCCTCGGCGCGGGCGCCGCGGAAGTAGTGGACGGACGCGTCCGTGCCGCGGCGATCGAGCACGAAGCGTCCGGCGCGGAAGCGGCGCAGCACGGAGTTGTCCCACCAGATCTTCCGCCAGACGCCCAGCCAGCCGAGCACGCCGGTGGGCTGGATGACCGCGACGTCGAGGGTGGCATCCGTGATGGAGGCGTCCGGGATGAGGGAGATGCCCGCGGGGAGGGTGCCGCAGTTCGCGAACAGGATGCTGTGCACCTTCGTGGAGTGCAGGCGTCCCGTGCCGATCTGGTACACGGCGCGGAAGGGCTTCGCGCGCGGAAGGGACCGGGCCGCGCCGTCGACGTACGCGATCCAGCCGACGGACTTCTTCAGGTCGGCTCGGGTGTTGGCGATCATGTCGGCGTCGAGACCGATGCCGGCGAGCACGACGAAGGCGTGCTCCTCCTCGCTGCCGTCCTCCCTGGTCATCCGTGCCCACCCGATGTCGATCGGATGGTGGAAGTCGCCCAGCGCGGCGCGGATCATCTCCGCAGGGTCGGTCAGCGGGAGGCCGAGGTTCCGCGCGAGGAGATTCCCGGTGCCGCTCGGGAGGATCGCGAGCGGGACACCCGTGCGGGCGATGGCTTCGGCGACCGCCCGCACCGTGCCGTCGCCGCCGGCCACGAGCACGACGTCCACGCCGCGTGCGAGCGCTTCCGCCGTCGCCCCCTGCCCCGCGTCCTCGATGGTCGTCGGATAGAAAGCGGGGTGATCCCACCCCGCTTCGCGGGAGAGGTCGCGGACCTGAGCGCGCAGGCGCTTCCCGTCCACTTTCACCGGGTTGTACACGAGCGCCGCCTGCTTCAGGACGGGGGGACTCGTGGTCATGGCGCTACTCTAGACCGCCCGCCCGGGCCCTCCCTTCGCACCTCGTAGACTTGCGGGATGATCGACCTCGCACTCCTCCGCGACAACCCGGAGATCGTCCGCCGTTCGCAGGCTGCCCGTGGCAATGATCAGAGCACCGTCGACGTCGCACTCGAGGCCGACCGATCGCGCCGCGCCGCGCTCGCCGCATTCGAGGAGCTCCGCGCCGAGCAGAACGCGTTCGGCAAGCAGGTCGCGAAGGCACCCAAGGAGGAGAAGGCCGCCCTGGTCGCGCAGGCCAAGGACCTCGCCGACCGGGTCAAGCAGGCGCAGCACGCGGCGAACGAGGCGGCCGAGGCCGCGGCCACGGCACTGGCGCGGATCGAGAACGTCGTCATCGACGGTGTCCCCGCCGGCGGTGAGGAGGACTTCGTCGAATTGCGCCGCGTGGGCGAGGTCCCCGCGTTCGACTTCGAGCCGCGCGACCACCTCGAGCTCGGTGAGATGCTCGGCGCCATCGACATGGAGCGCGGGGCCAAGGTCTCCGGAGCGCGCTTCTACTTCCTCCGCGGGATCGGCGCCCGGCTCGAGATCGCCCTCATGAACCTCGCTCTCGACAAGGCGCTGCAGAACGGCTTCGTCCCGCTCATCACGCCCACCCTCGTGCGCCCTGAGATCATGCAGGGCACCGGCTTCCTCGGCGAGCACGCCGATGAGGTCTACCACCTCGACAAGGACGACGACCTCTACCTGGTCGGCACGAGCGAGGTCGCCCTCGCCGGCTACCACAAGGACGAGATCGTCGATCTGGCACCTGGTGCGCTCCGTTACGCCGGATGGTCGACCTGCTACCGCCGTGAGGCCGGCTCGCACGGCAAGGACACCCGCGGGATCATCCGCGTGCACCAGTTCAACAAGCTGGAGATGTTCGTCTACACCACGGCCGAGGACGCGGAGGCCGAGCATCTGCGTCTCGTCGCCCTTCAGGAGGAGATGCTGACCTCGCTGGGTCTGGCCTACCGCGTGATCGACGTCGCCGCGGGAGACCTCGGGTCGAGCGCAGCCCGCAAGTACGACATCGAGGCGTGGGTGCCCACCCAGGGAGCGTTCCGCGAGTTGACGTCCACCTCGAACTGCACGACCTTCCAGGCGCGTCGTCTCGACGTGCGATACCGCCCGGCGGCGGAGGAGGGCGGCACGGCGCCGAAGACCCAGCATGTCGCGACCCTCAACGGCACGCTCGCGACCACGCGCTGGATCGTCGCCCTGCTCGAGACGCATCAGCAGGCGGACGGCTCGGTACGGGTCCCCGAGGTCCTGCGCCCCTACCTCGGCGGACTCGAGGTGATCCGCCCGCTCGCCGACGAGCAGAGCACCCGGTGACGGCGCCCTGGCTGGTCGGCCTCGACGTCGACGGGACCATCCTCCTCCAGGACGAGACGATGAGCCCCGGGGTGCCCGAGGCCATCACCCGAGTCCGCGAAGCGGGGCACGTGGTCACCATCGCCACCGGCCGCAGTTGGATGGCGACCCGCCGCTACGTGGAGGAGCTCGGCCTCACCGCCGACTATGTGGTGTGTTCCAACGGTGCCGTGACGATGCGCCGAGACGGGGATGACTGGGAGCGCTGGCACGTCGAGACCTTCGACCCGACACCCGTGCTGGCCCTGTTGCGGGATCGGCTTCCGGACGCCCGGTACATGGTCGAGCTCGGCTCCGGCCAGCGCCTGTTCACCGAGCAGCTCGACGACTGGACTCTCGACGGCGGACGCCAGGTCGACTTCGAGGAGCTCGGAGCCCTTCCCGTCTCCCGAATCGTCGTCGTCTCGCCCGGACACGACGAGGACGACTTCCATCGGCTCGTCGCCGACGCCGGCCTCAACGAGGTCTCCTATGCGATCGGGTGGACGGCCTGGCTGGACATCGCTCCGCAGGGCGTCGACAAGGGCACGGCCCTGGAGCGTGTGCGGGACGAACTCGGTCTCGATGCTGCGCGGGTGCTCGTCGCCGGGGACGGACGCAACGACATCGGCATGTTCGGCTGGGCCCGCAGCGGCGGCGGACGCGCGGTGGCCATGGGACAGGCGCCGGTCGAGGTGAAGGACGCCGCGGGGGAGATCACCGCCGACGTCGAGCGGGGAGGGCTCGCCGCCGCCCTGAACACGCTTCCAGCGCCCGCCCAGGTCGACGCCGGAGAATAGAACTCGGCTAGACTCGCGCCTGGTCGACAGAAGTTTCTGTCGGGAGGGTTGTCCGAGCGGCCGATGGAGCTGGTCTTGAAAACCAGTGGGCAGAGATGTCTCGTGGGTTCGAATCCCACACCCTCCGCTTCCTGAGCGCGGTACCCCCGCCGTCGCTGAATCCGAAAGGGCCCGAGTGAGCGAGAACACCCGACGCCGCCGCACCGTCGCGCGACATGGTCAGCTGCGCTCGCCCGGTCCCGTCAGCCAGCTCCTCCGGCTTCTCGCGATCAGCATGGCGGTGGTGCTCGTCAGCGGCATCGGCGTCGCGGCCTACTTCTACCTCGACTTCTCCAGCACCGTCTCCGCGAACGCCGTCGATCTCGACGGGCAGGAAGACCTGCCGCCGGACATCGGGGCCTACAAGGGTGGGTTCAACCTCGTCCTCGCCGGAGTCGACACCTGCGAGGACGACTACAAGCAGTACTTCGGCGACCGGTGCACCGGCGGCGACGCCGAGGGCACGCTCAACGACGTGAACCTGCTCGTGCACGTGTCCGAGGAGCCGCGGCGGATCACCGTCGTCAGCTTCCCGCGTGACCTCATGATCCCCATCCCGTCGTGCGAGGACGAGGACGGCAACGCCACGGCCGCGATGAGCAAGCAGCCGCTCAACGTCGCGTACACCGACGGCGGGCTGAACTGCGTCGTCCGTACGATCTCGGCGCTCACGGACCAGGAGGTGCAGTTCGCCGCCTCCGTGACGTTCGGTGGTGTCATCGAGATCACCAACGCGATCGGCGGGGTCGACGTCTGCCTCGCGAACCCGATCCGGGACCGCTACACGGGTCTGGACATGGCGGCCGGCACGCACACCGTCCAGGGCCTCGAGGCTCTGCAGTTCCTCCGCACCCGGCACGGCGTCGGCGACGGCAGCGACCTGGGCCGCATCGGCAACCAGCAGCAGTACATGTCCAGTCTCGCCCGCAAGCTCATCAGCGGCGAGGTGCTGGGCAACGTGCCGGTCATGCTGAAGCTCGCCAACACCGGCATCCAGAACCTGGAGACGAGCACGTCGCTCGCCGACCCGATGATGATCGTGCAGATCGCGCTGGCCGTGAAGTCGGTGCCGTTCGAGGACATCGTGTTCGTGCAGTATCCGACCCTGGAGGACTGGGACGACCCGAACAAGGTCGTGCCGAACGAGGAGGCCGCCGCCGCCCTCTGGGACGCGATCGAGGCCAACGCCCAGTTGCAGATCACGCACGAGAACACCAGCAACGATGGCGTCGTCGTGGAGGAACCGACGACTCCGACCGAGCCCACGGAGCCCACCACGCCGACACAGGGGGCGACGCCGACCCCCACGACGGCTCCGGACGTCGTGGCGCTTCCCGATTCCATCAAGGGCAACTCCGCCGCGCAGCAGACGTGCTCGAACGGCAACGTGCGCTGAGCGGGACTCAGGAGCTCCGCGGGCGATAGGCCGCCGGCGGATGCGTCGCGGCGACGAGGGCGCGAAGCTCCGAGAGCTCGGCCGGCGCCGCGCCCAGAGCCCGCGCCTGGACGAGGACGTTGCCGAGGGCTGTCGCCTCGACAGGCCCTGCCAGGACGGGAAGCCCGGTGCGGTCCGCCGTCGCCTGACACAGCAGCCGGTTGAGAGACCCGCCGCCGACGAGGTGGACGACGTCGAGAGACTGCCCGGAGAGCCGGCCCGCCGTGCGGACCGCGTCGGCGAACGCGGCGGCGATGCTCTCCACGACGAGCCGGACGAACGCCGGACGATCGGTGGGCGCGACGGCACCGTGTGCGTGCAGGAGGCCAGCGATACGCGTCGGCATGTCCCCGGGGGCCGACAGCGAGGGGTCGTTCGCGTCGAACACGGCGGAGGGCGGCGCCGTGGCGGCCGCCTGGTCGAGAAGCCCGGACAGGTCGATGGCCTTGCCGTCTTCGCTCTCCCACGCGCGCACGGTCTCGCTGAGGAGCCAGAGACCGGTCACGTTGTGGAGGACGCGGAACCGATCGTCCACACCGCGTTCGTTGGTGAAGTTCGCTTCCCTGGCCGCGTCCGTGAGGATCGGCTGAGCGTGCTCCACACCGACCAGCCCCCAGGTGCCGCAGGAGATGTACGCGGCGCGGGGCGATGTCATCGGAACGGCGGCCACCGCCGACGCGGTGTCGTGCGAACCGACCGCGATCACCGGCAGATCGGCGCCGATGCGCTCCGCCACCTCCGGGCGCAGCCGGCCGATGACCGTGCCGGGATCGACGAGGTCCGCGAGGAGGGAGGCGTCGATCCCGAGACGGGTCGCGAGGGCCACATCCCAGGTGCCGGACTCCACGTCCAGCAGGCCTGTCGTCGAGGCGTTGGTCCGTTCGGCGACGCGGGCACCGGTGAGGAGGAAGGCGAGGAGGTCCGGGATGAGGAGCGCGGTGTCGGCGTCGTGCCGGAGCTCGTCCGCCCGGAGCTGGTAGAGCGTGTTGAACGGGAGGAACTGCAGGCCGTTGCGGGCGTGGAGCTCCTCGAACGGGACCAGGGCGTGGACCTCGTCCACGCCGCCGGCGGTGCGGTCGTCGCGGTAGTGGAACGGCTCGGCGAGCAGCTCACCGGCACGCAGGAGGCCGTAGTCGACCGCCCACGAGTCGATCCCGATGGACTCGATGTTCGGTTCTCGGCGCACCGCTTCCGCGAGGCCGTCGAGGACATGGGCGACGAGGGCGTCGAAGTCCCAGTGCAGACCGTCGGCGCGGGTCACCGGTCCGTTCGGGAACCGCGACACGGGCTCGAGCTCCAGGACACCCGGTCCCACTCGGCCGATCATCACCCGACCGCTCGTGGCGCCGAGATCCACCGCCGCGACCGCACGGACGTGCCGTACGGTCGCGGGCGAGCGGTCGTCGGTCATCGCAGGAACGCCGCGGCGACGCCGGAGTCGACGGGGATGTGCAGACCGGTGGTGCGGCTCAGCTCCGGGCCGGTCAGCACATAGACGGCGTCCGCGACGTTCTCCGGCACGACTTCGCGCTTGAGGATCGTGCGGTCGGCGTAGAACTGGCCGAGGTCCTCTTCCTTGACGCCGTACGTGGCCGCCCGGTTCGCTCCCCAGCCGGAGGCGAAGATCCCGGACCCGCGGACCACGCCGTCGGGGTTGATGCCGTTGACCCGGATGCCGTGCGCGCCGAGCTCCACGGCGAGCAGCCGCACCTGGTGCGCCTGGTCGGCCTTCGTCGCCGAGTACGCGATGTTGTTCGGGCCGGCGAAGACGGAGTTCTTGGAGGAGATGTAGATGATGTCGCCGCCGAGTCCCTGGTCGATGAGCACGCGCGCGGCGGTCTTCGAGACGAGGAACGAGCCCTTCGCCATCACGTCGTGCTGGAGATCCCAGTCCTTCTCGGTCGTCTCCAGCAGAGGCTTCGACAGCGACAGGCCGGCGTTGTTCACCACGAGGTCGATGCCGCCGAACGCGAGCACCGCCTGGTCGATCGCGGCCTGCACCGCATCGGCGTCGGCGACGTTCGCGGCCACGCCGATCGCCACGTCGTCGTTCCCGAGCTCGGCGGCCGCGGCCCTGGCCTTGTCCAGGTCCAGGTCGGCGACGACCACGCAGGCGCCCTCCGCGGCGAGGCGGGTCGCGATGGCCTTGCCGATCCCGCTCGCGGCACCGGTGACGAGGGCGATGCGGCCCTGGTGGGACTTCGGCTTCGGCATGCGCCGCAGCTTCGCCTCCTCCAGTGCCCAGTACTCGATGCGGAACTTCTCGGCGTCGGAGATGGGGGAGTACGTGGACAGCGCCTCGGCACCGCGCATCACGTTGATGGCGTTCACGTAGAACTCGCCGGCGACCCGCGCGGTCTGCTTGTTCGCTCCGTACGAGAACATACCGACGCCGGGCACGAGGACGATCAGCGGATCCGCGCCGCGGATCGCCGGCGACTCGGCCGTGGCGTGGGCGTCGTAGTAGGCCTGGTAGTCGGCGCGGTAGGCGGCGTGGAGCTCCCGCAGCCGTGCTGTCTGCTCCTCCACGGTCGCCGTGACAGGGAGGTCGAGGAGGAGCGGCTTGACCTTGGTGCGCAGGAAGTGATCGGGGCAGCTCGTGCCGAGGGCGGCGAGGGCCGGGGCCTTCTCGGAGGCGAGGAAGTCGAGGACCACGTTGCTGTCGGTGAAGTGACCGACCATCGGCTTGTCCGTCGACGCGAGCCCGCGGATGGTTCCGGCGAGGGCGGCCGCCCGCGCGCGGCGCTCCGGCTCCGGCAGGGCTTCGAAGCCCGAGCGCGTGCCGCCGAACGGTTCGGGGGACCCGTGCTCCGCGATGTAGGCGGCGGCGGTGTCGATGATCCAGAGGGAGTTCGCCTCCGCCTCCTCGGAGGAATCGCCCCAGGCGGTGATGCCGTGTCCGCCGAGGATCGTGCCGATGGCCTGCGGGTTCGCCGCCTTGATCTCCGCGATGTCCAGCCCCAGCTGGAAGCCCGGGCGGCGCCACGGCACCCAGACGACCCGGTCGCCGAAGATCGCTCTCGTGAGCTCCTCGCCGTCGGCCGCGGTGGCGATCGCGATGCCCGAGTCGGGATGGAGGTGGTCCACGTGCGGGGCATCGACCAGGCCGTGCATCGCGGTGTCGATCGAGGGGGCGGCGCCGCCCTTGCCGTGGAGGCAATAGTCGAAGGCGGCGACCATCTCGTCCTCCCGCTCGACGCCCGGATAGACGTCGACGAGCGCGCGCATGCGATCGAGGCGGAGGACGGCCAGGCCGTTCTCGGTCAGCGTGCCGAGGTCCCCGCCCGACCCCTTGACCCAGAGGAGCTCGACCGGCTGCCCGGTCACGGGGTCGATCTCGGTGCCCTTGGCGGACGTGTTGCCGCCGGCGTAGTTCGTGTTCTTGGGGTCGGCGCCCAGGCGGTTGCTCCGCGCGAGTAGTTCGGCGGCGGTGGGGTTCGTCATGCGAGTCCTCGGTTCGTAAGTGAAAATACCCGGTCGGCGCCGGAGAGTCAGGGGAGTTGCAGGATCCGAGCCGCGAACCGATCGATCGTCGAGGCGAACGCGGATTCCTCGGGGCGATTGAGATGGCCGTGGGTGGTGCCCGGCTCGACAGCGACGGCGACCTCGACGCCGGCGGCGGTGAGGGCTCGGGCGAATGTCTCGCCGGACACGCGGAGCTCGTCGGTCTCGTCGTTGACCATGATGGTGGGCGGGAAGGAGACGAGCGCCGCGGATGCTGCGGTGCCGGGGATGGCATAGACGTCCGCCGTCTCGGGGTCGCCGCCGAGGTAGTTCTCATACATGCCACGCACGAAGTCGGGGGTGAACACGTCGGCGGAAGGATCTCCGTCGAGCAGGGCGCGCAGCTTTGGGCCGGGCGCCGCCTGCACCGCTTGCAACGTCGGGTAGGCGAGGACGGCGAGAGCGGGCACGATGCCGCCCTCGTGGGAGAGGCGGAGCGCCGCGCCGGTCGCAAGGTTGCCACCTGCGCTGGCTCCGCCGATCGCCCATCCTCGCGTGGCGACGTCCGACGTGGCGGCCCAGCGGAACGCGAAGACCATCTCGTCGTGCGGGACGGGGTAGTGCACGCCGCCGCGTTCGGGCGCGCCGAGGCGCGCGGTCCACTCGGGGGTGATCGGGGCGAGAGCGTAGTCCACGCTCACGACCGCGATTCCCCGATCTACGAACGCCCGTGCGACGGCGTCGGCTTCCGGCATGTCAATGTCGCCGCCCGCGAATCCGCCGCCGTGCGCCCAGACCAGGCCGTGGCCGCTCGGCGACTTCGAGGAGTAGACGCGCACACGCAGCGGACCGTGCGGGCCGTCGAGGACGTGGTCGCGGATGTCGTGCGCGGTCATCGGCTCAGGCCCCCCAGCCGGCCTGCACGCCGCCCACGCGCTCCTCCGCGATCCGCTGCCCGTACCCGGAGGCCGCGTAGGCCGCCATCGGGTCGGCGGGGAGACCCCGTCCCTCTCGCCATTCGGCCAGCGCCGGACGGACGTCGGTGGAGAAGGCGTCCATGAAGACGGCGTGCGCCGTCAGCACGTCCCCGCTGCGCTGAGCGGTCGTCAGGGCTTCGCGGTCGACGAGCAGCGCACGCGCTGTCATCTCCTGCACGTTCAGCACGGAGCGGATCTGTCCGGGGATCTTGTCCTCGATGTTGTGGCACTGGTCCAGCATGAACGCGACGTCGGGGTTGTTCAGCCCTCCGCCCCGGATCACCTCGAACAGGATCCGGAACAGCTGGAACGGGTCGGCGGCACCGACGATGAGGTCGTCGTCCGCGTAGAAGCGGGAGTTGAAGTCGAACGAGCCGAGCTTCCCGAGGCGCAGCAGCTGCATGACGATGAACTCGATGTTGGTGCCCGGTGCGTGGTGACCGGTGTCGAGGCAGACCATCGCCTTGTCACCGAGGGCGGTC
This genomic stretch from Microbacterium sp. Nx66 harbors:
- a CDS encoding bifunctional aldolase/short-chain dehydrogenase, which produces MTNPTAAELLARSNRLGADPKNTNYAGGNTSAKGTEIDPVTGQPVELLWVKGSGGDLGTLTENGLAVLRLDRMRALVDVYPGVEREDEMVAAFDYCLHGKGGAAPSIDTAMHGLVDAPHVDHLHPDSGIAIATAADGEELTRAIFGDRVVWVPWRRPGFQLGLDIAEIKAANPQAIGTILGGHGITAWGDSSEEAEANSLWIIDTAAAYIAEHGSPEPFGGTRSGFEALPEPERRARAAALAGTIRGLASTDKPMVGHFTDSNVVLDFLASEKAPALAALGTSCPDHFLRTKVKPLLLDLPVTATVEEQTARLRELHAAYRADYQAYYDAHATAESPAIRGADPLIVLVPGVGMFSYGANKQTARVAGEFYVNAINVMRGAEALSTYSPISDAEKFRIEYWALEEAKLRRMPKPKSHQGRIALVTGAASGIGKAIATRLAAEGACVVVADLDLDKARAAAAELGNDDVAIGVAANVADADAVQAAIDQAVLAFGGIDLVVNNAGLSLSKPLLETTEKDWDLQHDVMAKGSFLVSKTAARVLIDQGLGGDIIYISSKNSVFAGPNNIAYSATKADQAHQVRLLAVELGAHGIRVNGINPDGVVRGSGIFASGWGANRAATYGVKEEDLGQFYADRTILKREVVPENVADAVYVLTGPELSRTTGLHIPVDSGVAAAFLR
- the serS gene encoding serine--tRNA ligase, giving the protein MIDLALLRDNPEIVRRSQAARGNDQSTVDVALEADRSRRAALAAFEELRAEQNAFGKQVAKAPKEEKAALVAQAKDLADRVKQAQHAANEAAEAAATALARIENVVIDGVPAGGEEDFVELRRVGEVPAFDFEPRDHLELGEMLGAIDMERGAKVSGARFYFLRGIGARLEIALMNLALDKALQNGFVPLITPTLVRPEIMQGTGFLGEHADEVYHLDKDDDLYLVGTSEVALAGYHKDEIVDLAPGALRYAGWSTCYRREAGSHGKDTRGIIRVHQFNKLEMFVYTTAEDAEAEHLRLVALQEEMLTSLGLAYRVIDVAAGDLGSSAARKYDIEAWVPTQGAFRELTSTSNCTTFQARRLDVRYRPAAEEGGTAPKTQHVATLNGTLATTRWIVALLETHQQADGSVRVPEVLRPYLGGLEVIRPLADEQSTR
- a CDS encoding LCP family protein gives rise to the protein MSENTRRRRTVARHGQLRSPGPVSQLLRLLAISMAVVLVSGIGVAAYFYLDFSSTVSANAVDLDGQEDLPPDIGAYKGGFNLVLAGVDTCEDDYKQYFGDRCTGGDAEGTLNDVNLLVHVSEEPRRITVVSFPRDLMIPIPSCEDEDGNATAAMSKQPLNVAYTDGGLNCVVRTISALTDQEVQFAASVTFGGVIEITNAIGGVDVCLANPIRDRYTGLDMAAGTHTVQGLEALQFLRTRHGVGDGSDLGRIGNQQQYMSSLARKLISGEVLGNVPVMLKLANTGIQNLETSTSLADPMMIVQIALAVKSVPFEDIVFVQYPTLEDWDDPNKVVPNEEAAAALWDAIEANAQLQITHENTSNDGVVVEEPTTPTEPTEPTTPTQGATPTPTTAPDVVALPDSIKGNSAAQQTCSNGNVR
- a CDS encoding HAD family hydrolase → MTAPWLVGLDVDGTILLQDETMSPGVPEAITRVREAGHVVTIATGRSWMATRRYVEELGLTADYVVCSNGAVTMRRDGDDWERWHVETFDPTPVLALLRDRLPDARYMVELGSGQRLFTEQLDDWTLDGGRQVDFEELGALPVSRIVVVSPGHDEDDFHRLVADAGLNEVSYAIGWTAWLDIAPQGVDKGTALERVRDELGLDAARVLVAGDGRNDIGMFGWARSGGGRAVAMGQAPVEVKDAAGEITADVERGGLAAALNTLPAPAQVDAGE
- the cls gene encoding cardiolipin synthase encodes the protein MTAESWGWWVAAVVLVLDIIIRVTAVIVIPRNRRPTAAMAWLLAVFFIPVVGVFLFLLIGNPRLPRARRRKQEQINEYIAETSEHLHFGTLRPNAPAWFGPIVQMNQRLGALPLSGDNGAHLISDYQESLDEMAEAIRTAQDYVHVEFYILQSDDSTDNFFRALEEVAARGVAVRVLLDHWANRGKPRYRQTIARLNEMGAEWHLMLPVQPLKGKMQRPDLRNHRKLLVVDGNIAFLGSQNITDSTYNLPKNIRRGLHWVDLMVRLDGPVVLSVNAIFLSDWYSETDVVLEEIDISHANIGSGDLDCQVVPSGPGFEVENNLRLFLALLYAAKKQIMIVSPYFVPDEALLLAVTAAVDRGVEVQLFVSEEGDQAMVYHAQRSYYEALLRAGVRIWMYRKPYILHTKSLTIDDEVAVIGSSNMDMRSFGLNLEVSMLVRGEEFVAEMREVEDKYRSLSRELSLEEWMQQPLRSTVLDNLARLTSALQ
- a CDS encoding diacylglycerol/lipid kinase family protein; its protein translation is MTTSPPVLKQAALVYNPVKVDGKRLRAQVRDLSREAGWDHPAFYPTTIEDAGQGATAEALARGVDVVLVAGGDGTVRAVAEAIARTGVPLAILPSGTGNLLARNLGLPLTDPAEMIRAALGDFHHPIDIGWARMTREDGSEEEHAFVVLAGIGLDADMIANTRADLKKSVGWIAYVDGAARSLPRAKPFRAVYQIGTGRLHSTKVHSILFANCGTLPAGISLIPDASITDATLDVAVIQPTGVLGWLGVWRKIWWDNSVLRRFRAGRFVLDRRGTDASVHYFRGARAEAAAPGPTPIELDGDEFGEAVHVTCRADPGALLLALPTGHPVHIL
- a CDS encoding rhamnulokinase, which translates into the protein MTDDRSPATVRHVRAVAAVDLGATSGRVMIGRVGPGVLELEPVSRFPNGPVTRADGLHWDFDALVAHVLDGLAEAVRREPNIESIGIDSWAVDYGLLRAGELLAEPFHYRDDRTAGGVDEVHALVPFEELHARNGLQFLPFNTLYQLRADELRHDADTALLIPDLLAFLLTGARVAERTNASTTGLLDVESGTWDVALATRLGIDASLLADLVDPGTVIGRLRPEVAERIGADLPVIAVGSHDTASAVAAVPMTSPRAAYISCGTWGLVGVEHAQPILTDAAREANFTNERGVDDRFRVLHNVTGLWLLSETVRAWESEDGKAIDLSGLLDQAAATAPPSAVFDANDPSLSAPGDMPTRIAGLLHAHGAVAPTDRPAFVRLVVESIAAAFADAVRTAGRLSGQSLDVVHLVGGGSLNRLLCQATADRTGLPVLAGPVEATALGNVLVQARALGAAPAELSELRALVAATHPPAAYRPRSS